A portion of the Calothrix sp. 336/3 genome contains these proteins:
- a CDS encoding alpha/beta fold hydrolase, with amino-acid sequence MKDWWQKTFPKGRQSLIITDAQGYPVEIAYGEIGQGQPLFLLHGMGSWSYNWRYSIAPLSKYFRVICFDAKGYGFSEKPVYRREETGHQVIELERIIQYLCHEPVIIVAESLGGLIALALAQKNPHLIARLIVVNVPIFAERLPHWGMEILARTPLEIIQTIDVLRLSYLLSPFVREIMAMERRQVLFDPSILTEDDVYWITYPFTEFPGTLTKVAEELQIAAKEIENFQGKKSNWLSHIQNHLASIHAPTLVLWGEQDSWFPAIHGEKLHQALPNSRLQILPNCCHDASTGSAQIINQAIITFLQETNLL; translated from the coding sequence ATGAAAGATTGGTGGCAAAAAACTTTTCCCAAGGGACGGCAAAGTTTAATTATTACCGATGCTCAGGGGTATCCAGTAGAAATTGCCTACGGTGAAATCGGTCAAGGGCAACCACTATTTTTATTACATGGTATGGGTAGTTGGAGCTATAATTGGCGTTATAGTATTGCTCCCCTATCCAAATATTTTCGCGTAATTTGCTTTGATGCCAAAGGCTATGGTTTTTCAGAAAAACCAGTCTATCGACGCGAAGAAACTGGACATCAAGTAATTGAATTAGAACGTATTATTCAATATTTATGTCATGAACCAGTTATCATTGTTGCCGAATCTCTCGGTGGTTTAATTGCCCTAGCTTTAGCTCAAAAAAATCCTCATTTGATTGCTCGCTTGATAGTAGTCAATGTTCCCATCTTTGCCGAGCGCTTGCCTCACTGGGGAATGGAAATACTCGCACGCACCCCCTTAGAGATAATTCAAACTATTGATGTCCTACGTTTATCTTATTTGCTTTCACCCTTTGTCAGGGAAATTATGGCAATGGAAAGACGGCAAGTTTTATTTGACCCTTCTATCCTAACTGAGGATGATGTCTATTGGATTACCTATCCTTTTACCGAGTTTCCTGGAACATTGACAAAAGTTGCCGAAGAATTACAAATTGCTGCCAAGGAAATTGAAAATTTTCAAGGTAAAAAATCTAACTGGTTGAGTCATATTCAAAATCATCTGGCATCTATCCATGCTCCCACCTTAGTTTTATGGGGAGAACAAGATAGTTGGTTTCCAGCAATCCACGGAGAAAAATTACATCAAGCTTTGCCCAATTCGCGGTTACAAATTCTCCCTAACTGCTGTCATGATGCTTCTACAGGTTCTGCACAAATAATTAATCAAGCAATTATCACTTTTTTACAGGAAACTAATTTATTGTAG
- a CDS encoding DUF1517 domain-containing protein: protein MRDTFNKMMGRTRYVVCRLFIHLSGSEVAPLLGTLNRSAREAMDSEGDLEVLGENLVEICQTLLQYDDSWMSSANEGDVFWSEGEAGDYVSELFTDSAQRYLSEIDVNNSDFNQPLSLPVTSNIVVMLTVAYEGEAPDLETDLANINALKQAFKALINLHYQHKLRAIQVHFSPAQLGDELTSDQLLQYYPELIPL, encoded by the coding sequence ATGCGTGATACTTTCAATAAAATGATGGGTCGTACCCGTTACGTAGTTTGCCGTCTATTTATCCATCTCAGTGGTTCCGAAGTTGCCCCCCTCCTGGGTACACTTAACCGTAGTGCCCGTGAAGCAATGGACTCAGAAGGGGACTTGGAAGTCTTAGGGGAAAATTTGGTCGAAATCTGTCAAACCCTCCTGCAATACGATGATTCCTGGATGTCATCAGCCAATGAAGGTGATGTTTTTTGGAGTGAGGGTGAAGCAGGGGATTATGTCAGCGAACTATTTACAGATTCTGCCCAAAGATACTTGAGTGAAATTGATGTCAATAACTCTGACTTTAATCAGCCCCTTTCCTTACCTGTAACTAGTAACATTGTTGTCATGCTCACCGTTGCCTATGAGGGTGAGGCTCCAGATTTAGAAACAGACTTGGCAAATATTAATGCTCTCAAGCAAGCATTTAAAGCCTTAATTAATTTACACTATCAACATAAACTGCGGGCAATTCAGGTGCATTTTTCACCGGCACAGTTAGGTGATGAACTCACCAGCGATCAACTGTTGCAGTATTACCCAGAATTAATTCCTTTGTAA
- a CDS encoding DUF4112 domain-containing protein translates to MSQPRYSSIEPSAKAPTLKRLRQLANLLDQAIIIPGTRVGIGLDPLLGLIPIGGDFLGIFLSAYIILEAARLGVPQSTLGRMVINILIDALVGVIPLIGDLFDFAWTANQRNVYLLEEHLKFPSQRKKADTWFVILVLVGLFLVSILLVSFAVIVSQFVWGVIAVAWTALTGK, encoded by the coding sequence ATGTCCCAACCTCGTTACTCCAGTATTGAACCTAGCGCGAAAGCTCCTACTCTCAAGCGATTACGCCAACTAGCAAATTTACTTGATCAAGCAATAATTATTCCAGGAACTAGGGTGGGTATCGGTTTAGATCCCCTTTTAGGATTAATCCCTATTGGTGGTGATTTCCTTGGCATTTTTCTCTCAGCCTACATCATACTAGAAGCTGCCAGATTAGGTGTACCTCAATCTACCCTCGGTAGAATGGTGATCAATATTCTAATTGATGCTCTAGTTGGTGTAATTCCTCTGATTGGCGACTTATTTGATTTTGCCTGGACAGCAAACCAACGTAATGTTTATCTTTTGGAAGAACATTTAAAATTTCCCAGTCAACGCAAAAAAGCAGATACTTGGTTTGTTATCCTCGTCCTCGTTGGCTTATTCTTAGTTTCTATTCTTTTAGTATCGTTCGCTGTTATAGTTAGTCAGTTTGTCTGGGGAGTCATTGCTGTAGCCTGGACAGCATTAACTGGTAAATAA